From the genome of Thermogutta terrifontis, one region includes:
- a CDS encoding sulfatase, which produces MVKRVVWQRFRAGILVAGFLWFLTSAGMLPARETAPSRPNILFICVDDLKPVLGCYGDPIARTPNMDRLARRGMRFELAFCNQAVCAPSRNDLMLGSRSTTIGIYGLSENFRSAVPNAVTMPQYFMKYGYRTESVGKVFHVGHGNHDDPASWSVPSVIEKVVEYVDPKNSANGQLTREEAYFTNQKLDQIGRLPRGAAWEKLDVPDTAYADGRIAEEGIKRLRAAKERLEKEGTPFFIALGFVKPHLPFTAPKKYWDLYNPAEFRLATYQELPLGAPPIAGKRGGEILNYDPLSMENLKTDDIQRTLIHGYYAATSFADAQIGKVLDELDRLGLADSTIIVLWGDNGFHLGDHGIWTKHTNYEQAVRIPLIIVAPGITPPGSVTRQVAENVDIFPTLAELAGLPRPTGPQPIEGVSLVPALRDPNARVDDHAYHCFPRGEVMGRAIRTERYRLVEWKKIGAPTSTAQYELYDYQTDPEERENLVDKLPEVAQKLKAILARYPEAAIPLAQRRKNR; this is translated from the coding sequence ATGGTGAAGCGCGTTGTCTGGCAGCGATTTAGGGCTGGCATTTTGGTAGCAGGATTCCTCTGGTTTCTGACGTCGGCTGGGATGCTCCCAGCGCGGGAAACCGCGCCCTCACGCCCAAACATTCTCTTTATTTGCGTGGACGACCTTAAACCTGTTCTCGGCTGCTACGGCGATCCGATCGCCAGGACGCCGAATATGGATCGTCTAGCACGGCGGGGGATGCGCTTTGAACTGGCCTTCTGCAACCAAGCCGTGTGCGCCCCCTCCCGGAACGATCTGATGCTCGGATCGCGCTCCACCACCATTGGAATCTACGGCTTGAGCGAGAATTTTCGCAGCGCTGTCCCCAATGCCGTCACCATGCCCCAGTACTTCATGAAATATGGCTACCGCACAGAATCGGTGGGCAAGGTGTTTCACGTGGGCCACGGAAATCACGACGATCCTGCTTCATGGAGTGTTCCCAGTGTCATTGAGAAGGTGGTTGAGTACGTTGACCCGAAAAACTCCGCCAACGGACAATTGACACGGGAAGAAGCCTATTTTACCAATCAGAAACTCGACCAGATCGGCCGTCTTCCCCGCGGCGCAGCCTGGGAGAAACTGGACGTTCCGGACACGGCTTATGCCGATGGACGAATTGCCGAAGAAGGCATCAAGCGATTGCGTGCAGCCAAAGAGCGGCTCGAGAAGGAAGGGACCCCGTTCTTTATCGCTCTGGGGTTTGTCAAACCGCATCTGCCATTCACCGCACCGAAAAAGTACTGGGATCTCTATAACCCTGCGGAGTTCAGGCTTGCCACCTACCAGGAATTACCCCTGGGAGCTCCCCCGATCGCCGGCAAGCGGGGCGGTGAAATCCTCAACTATGATCCTCTAAGCATGGAAAATCTGAAGACCGACGACATTCAACGCACGTTGATCCACGGTTATTACGCCGCCACAAGTTTCGCCGATGCCCAGATCGGAAAAGTCCTCGATGAACTTGACCGCCTCGGTCTCGCTGATTCGACTATCATCGTGCTATGGGGTGATAATGGGTTCCATCTGGGTGACCATGGCATTTGGACCAAACACACGAACTACGAGCAGGCGGTGCGCATTCCCCTGATTATCGTGGCACCGGGTATCACTCCACCAGGTTCTGTCACGCGCCAGGTGGCCGAAAATGTGGATATCTTTCCCACTCTGGCCGAATTGGCAGGCCTACCGCGTCCAACGGGTCCGCAGCCCATTGAGGGTGTCAGCCTGGTGCCGGCGCTCCGTGATCCAAATGCCCGGGTAGACGATCACGCTTATCACTGCTTTCCGCGAGGCGAGGTCATGGGACGGGCCATCCGCACGGAGCGGTACCGGCTTGTGGAATGGAAAAAGATCGGAGCCCCGACCAGCACTGCGCAGTATGAGCTGTACGACTATCAAACTGATCCGGAAGAGCGCGAAAACCTCGTGGACAAACTTCCCGAGGTGGCCCAAAAGCTCAAGGCGATCCTCGCTCGGTATCCGGAGGCGGCCATCCCCTTGGCCCAGCGACGCAAAAACCGTTAG